Proteins from a genomic interval of Cryptococcus neoformans var. grubii H99 chromosome 8, complete sequence:
- a CDS encoding pre-rRNA-processing protein TSR2, which translates to MADATSPTILLFARGTLALLDLWPALTIAVSEQWGGSESAEKKTWIASTLIDEFESRATYLPIPVSDSSAPSVAGPAVDPADANDPPLDQDDIIDLLTQIMEDEFEARLEDGSIEAVASDIVRLWKGLLTEEKPESIVEALERKANEVRRTGVQVSKGAQDEDDSSSGEEGDEMEVDGGEAPQLVAREEEWREKQEPVVDDDGFTLVQKGGRRR; encoded by the coding sequence ATGGCCGATGCCACATCCCCAACtattcttctcttcgcTCGAGGCACTCTTGCCCTTCTAGACTTATGGCCAGCCCTCACTATTGCTGTTTCAGAACAATGGGGCGGATCGGAGTctgcagagaagaagacttgGATTGCTTCCACTCTTATCGACGAGTTTGAGTCTCGTGCAACCTACCTCCCCATCCCTGTTTCCGACTCCTCCGCACCATCAGTCGCCGGTCCTGCCGTCGACCCTGCCGATGCTAATGATCCTCCACTCGACCAAGACGACATCATCGACCTACTTACACAAATTATGGAAGACGAATTTGAGGCTCGCCTTGAAGACGGTTCCATTGAGGCTGTGGCGTCTGACATTGTTCGTTTATGGAAGGGTCTCCTTACTGAGGAGAAGCCTGAGAGCATAGTTGAGGCGCTTGAGCGGAAAGCAAATGAAGTGAGAAGAACTGGCGTGCAGGTTTCTAAGGGAGCTcaagacgaagatgacTCATCcagtggagaagagggcgaCGAGATGGAGGTCGATGGAGGTGAGGCGCCACAATTGGTCGCcagggaggaagagtggagaGAGAAACAAGAGCCtgtggtggatgatgatgggttCACTTTGGTGCAGAAGGGAGGCCGAAGACGGTAA
- a CDS encoding ribosomal RNA-processing protein 1 → MPATTSRKGKSRAQDTSDDKPAIALPLGKQLAHTDKKVRDKAVASLISFLSQGGDTEGSSSSYVNLEDKEMAKLWKGLFYCFWMSDKPLVQQGLAAELAELLLKINPRTNSPGDKFKASLAFLEGFWDSVVREWAGIDRLRMDKYYLLMRRYVNATFRLLARERWEKEAIEAVNRILMKEGGAMTWEDRRVPTSISTHLSDIYLDELNKVLGLPEVDFQPACPIAAVLQPHITLLARTPLSIIHTRIMSSVFSPLLTSLSLASPSLDRDDERPVKRSKKSIEDEPMYAHIVMHSCVGEGGKQERNTADQLRNAVLKAMFNAAANPKSTEPNRRKIYKVWREEGGDDDDDEDDE, encoded by the exons ATGCCTGCGACCACCTCCAGAAAGGGCAAATCCCGTGCGCAAGATACGTCTGACGACAAGCCTGCGATCGCTTTGCCTTTGGGTAAGCAGTTGGCTCATACCG ACAAGAAGGTCAGGGACAAGGCAGTAGCAAGTCTGATCAGTTTCTTGTCACAAGGAGGGGACACTGAAGGATCCTCAAGCTCCTATGTTAACTTGGAGGATAAGGAGATGGCCAAACTCTGGAAAGGATTGTTCTACT GTTTCTGGATGTCCGACAAGCCCCTTGTTCAACAGGGTCTAGCAGCCGAGCTTGCAGAACTTCTACTCAAAATCAATCCTCGTACCAACTCTCCAGGTGACAAATTCAAGGCTAGTCTGGCGTTTTTGGAAGGTTTCTGGGATTCAGTCGTTAGAGAGTGGGCGGGTATCGACAGGTTAAG AATGGACAAGTACTACTTGCTCATGAGAAGATATGTCAATGCTACCTTCAGATTATTGGCTCGGGAaagatgggagaaggaagctaTTGAGGCTGTTAACAGGATACTGAtgaaggaaggtggtgcCATGAC CTGGGAAGACAGGAGGGTACCTACATCTATTTCCACGCATTTATCTGATATCTATCTTGATGAGCTCAACAAGGTTTTGGGCTTGCCCGAGGTCGACTTCCAA CCCGCATGCCCCATCGCTGCCGTTCTCCAGCCTCACATTACCCTCCTCGCTCGCACCCCCCTTTCCATCATTCACACCCGCATCATGTCATCAGTCTTCAGCCCTCTCCTtacttctctctctctcgcttctccctctctcgaCCGAGATGATGAACGTCCCGTAAAGCGATCAAAGAAGAGCATAGAAGATGAGCCGATGTACGCCCACATTGTCATGCACTCTTGTGTTggcgaaggagggaagCAGGAGAGGAACACGGCGGACCAGCTGAGAAATGCTGTTTTGAAAGCCATGTTTAATGCCGCTGCCAATCCCAAATCGACCGAGCCCAATAGAAGGAAGATCTACAAAGTCtggagagaggagggaggtgacgatgatgatgatgaagatgacgaatAG
- a CDS encoding histone acetyltransferase type B subunit 2, with protein MAPNEPITIDDTSDDFDAVEDNQAINEQYKVWKKNTPFLYDTVITHALTWPSLTCQWLPDITDVPDTDYTSQRIIIGTHTSGQANDHLIIAEVLLPKKGAGISDKALADLYDEEKQEIGSYTASPARIRAIQTINHAGEVNRARYMPQNPELIATKTVTGEVYVFDRTKHESKAPVNGECKPDIRLKGQTKEGYGLSWNALKEGHILSASEDTTIGHWDIQGYSKQDPSLQPLRLYTGHSAYVADVEWHPKNENMFGSVSDDGQIMIWDTRSDNTAKASSQVQGHSAEINCISFAPSSEYLFLTGSSDNTIALWDLRKLSTKHHSFEAHTNDVLQLSWSSTSPVHFASASADRRVHIWDLDAIGAEQTPDDAEDGPPELLFVHGGHTSKVCDISWSPSSPWTIASTSEDNILQVWEPSRHLRTPYEAEFDEKDLE; from the exons ATGGCCCCCAACGAACCTATAACAATTGACGACACCTCAGACGACTTTGACGCCGTTGAGGATAACCAGGCTATAAACGAG CAATACAAAGTCTGGAAGAAAAA CACCCCTTTCCTCTATGACACCGTCATCACCCACGCCCTCACATGGCCCAGTTTGACCTGTCAATGGCTCCCCGATATAACGGA CGTTCCAGATACAGACTATACAAGTCAACGCATAATCATTGGTACCCATACATCTGGCCAAGCCAACGACCATTTAATCATTGCGGAAGTTTTGTTGCCCAAGAAAGGAGCCGGGATCAGTGACAAGGCGTTAGCCGATCTGtacgatgaagaaaaacaaG AGATTGGCTCATACACAGCTTCCCCTGCCCGAATCCGCGCCATCCAGACAATCAACCATGCCGGCGAAGTGAATCGCGCGCGTTATATGCCCCAAAACCCAGAACTCATTGCCACCAAGACAGTCACTGGTGAAGTCTATGTGTTCGACAGGACAAAGCATGAGAGCAAGGCGCCGGTGAATGGGGAGTGCAAGCCAGATATCCGACTGAAAGGGCAGACCAAGGAAGG CTATGGGTTATCTTGGAATGCTTTGAAGGAAGGCCATATTCTCAGTGCCAGTGAGGATACTACCATCGGCCATTG GGATATTCAAGGCTACTCCAAGCAGGACCCTTCTTTACAACCGTTACGGCTGTACACTGGACATTCTGCTTATGTTGCT GACGTCGAATGGCACCCCAAGAACGAAAACATGTTTGGTTCCGTCAGTGACGATGGCCAGATCATGAT CTGGGACACTCGAAGTGACAACACGGCCAAGGCCAGCTCCCAAGTACAGGGCCACAGCGCCGAAATCAATTGTATCTCTTTCGCCCCTAGCAGCGAGTACTTGTTCTTGACCGGTTCATCTGACAAC ACCATTGCTCTTTGGGATCTTCGAAAGCTTTCCACCAAACACCATTCTTTCGAGGCTCATACCAACGATGTCCTTCAACTTTCCTGGTCCTCCACATCGCCTGTCCACTTTGCATCCGCCTCTGCTGATCGCCGCGTCCACATCTGGGATCTCGATGCTATTGGTGCTGAACAAACTCCCGATGATGCCGAAGACGGACCTCCTGAGCTTTTGTTTGTCCATGGTGGTCACACCAGCAAAGTGTGCGATATTTCTTGGAGCCCGAGCTCGCCATGGACAATCGCGAGCACTTCGGAGGACAACATTCTGCAGGTTTGGGAGCCTTCGAGACATTTGAGGACTCCCTATGAAGCCGAATTTGATGAAAAGGATTTGGAGTAG
- a CDS encoding mitochondrial import inner membrane translocase subunit TIM13 → MSSFFGSGAASPSNDMTVRKEQMKQSIQQELAIANAQQLINKINENCFAKCVTKPSTSLSSSQESCLSQCMTLYMAAFDQVSRSYVARISKERGVAPGL, encoded by the exons ATGTCCTCTTTTTTCGGTTCCGGTGCCGCATCTCCTTCTA ACGACATGACTGTTCGAAAGGAGCAAATGAAGCAATCTATCCAACAAGAG CTTGCTATTGCCAACGCTCAGCAGCTCATCAACAAAATCAACGAGAAC TGTTTCGCCAAGTGTGTCACCAAGCCTTCCACTTCCCTTAGCTCTTCCCAAGAG TCTTGTCTCTCTCAATGTATGACCCTCTACATGGCCGCTTTCGACCAGGTCTCCCGATCATACGTTGCTAGGATATCAAAGGAGCGAGGTGTTGCCCCTGGTCTCTAA
- a CDS encoding tyrosine specific protein phosphatase — protein sequence MMSSSPTMSSTPPQVPSFLANILLSHLSPLDPSSTSPTTFEHHRSPTTQNPSHPQALQTAEPPPNPLYLPPPALPKVEEDLVPPENFALVSSGVYRCGFPKKRNFKFMETLRLKTVLTLVLEEYPKANLEWCQSQDIQFMQFGIPGNKEPFDNIPEDVICAALVAILDRRNHPILIHCNKGKHRTGCLIGCIRRLQAWSLTSIFDEYRRFSAPKSRAVDQQFIDLFDIMPVWEAVCRPKGGGLGNLPDWGMLVLPKGVVEVGRDGKEKKRVERDILHMRGL from the exons ATGATGTCTTCGTCGCCAACAATGTCATCGACTCCTCCGCAAGTACCATCCTTTTTAGCGAATATCCTGTTATcccatctttctcctttaGATCCATCATCGACCTCGCCAACAACTTTCGAACATCATCGTTCTCCCACTACCCAAAACccctcccatcctcaaGCTTTGCAGACTGCAGAACCTCCCCCAAACCCTCTgtaccttcctcctcccgctTTACCgaaagttgaggaagatctGGTTCCTCCAGAGAATTTTGCATTGGTCAGTAGTGGGGTGTATCGGTGTGGGTTCCCGAAGAAAAGAAATTTCAAGTTTATGGAGACTTTGAGGTTGAAGACCGTCCT GACATTGGTATTGGAAGAATATCCTAAAGCAAATCTGGAATGGTGTCAGTCCCAAGACATACAGTTCATG CAATTCGGTATACCAGGAAACAAA GAACCTTTCGACAACATTCCCGAAGACGTAATTTGTGCCGCTCTCGTTGCCATCCTTGACCGGCGGAATCATCCCATACTCATTCATTGCAACAAGGGCAAACACCGTACCGGCTGTTTGATAGGCTGCATCCGGCGATTACAAGCATGGTCTCTCACTTCTATATTCGACGAATATCGACGATTCTCTGCGCCCAAAAGCCGGGCGGTGGATCAACAGTTTATCGATCTGTTCGATATCATGCCTGTTTGGGAAGCTGTATGTCGACCTAAAGGTGGGGGATTAGGGAATTTACCGGATTGGGGAATGTTGGTCTTGCCGAAAGGTGTGGTGGAAGTCGGtagggatggaaaggagaagaagagggttgAGAGAGATATTTTGCATATGCGGGGATTATAA
- a CDS encoding calcium binding protein 39, with the protein MNFFSRQKTRTPADIVKSLKDNIIRLDNAPAGEASRKVNEDISRQLSIVKTLLSGEGDTEPNPDAVAQVANEMYAQDLLSSMVVHLGKFDFEARKDVCNIYGALLRRQLGSRSPTVDTIATRPDIIFNTLKGYANQDIALNTGMILKEMLRYEPLARILLYSDQFYTFPSYIANTSFGISCDALANMKETLTRHKSMVAQYIDANYDRFFNMYNTLILSSNYVTKRQSLKLLGEILLDRANYNIMTRYIASEANLKMMMNFLRDKSRNIQFEAFHVFKVFVANPNKPPQIASILRRNKEKLLVFLREFHNDKDDEQFNDEKQFLIHQIQQL; encoded by the exons ATGAACTTTTTCAGTCGACAAAAGACACGGACGCCCGCGGACATAGTCAAGAGCCTGAAGGACAACATAATACGCCTAGATAATGCCCCGGCTGGAGAGGCAAGTAGAAAG GTTAATGAAGATATCTCTCGCCAACTGTCTATTGTCAAGACTCTTCTTTCCGGCGAAGGTGATACTGAGCCAAACCCGGATGCTGTTGCCCAAGTGGCAAACGAGATGTATGCCCAGGATCTTCTCAGCTCGATGGTCGTCCACTTGGGCAAGTTTGATTTTGAG GCTAGGAAAGACGTTTGCAACATCTACGGCGCCCTGCTCCGCCGTCAACTGGGCAGTCGTTCGCCTACTGTGGACACGATCGCTACCCGTCCTGatatcatcttcaacacACTCAAGGG GTATGCCAACCAAGATATCGCGCTCAATACCGGGATGATTCTAAAAGAAATGTTGCGGTATGAGCCATTGGCGAGAATCTTGTTATATTCCGATCA GTTCTATACATTCCCCAGTTATATCGCGAACACTTCATTTGGCATCTCTTGTGATGCGTTGGCTAATATGAAG GAAACACTCACACGACATAAATCCATGGTTGCACAATATATCGACGCCAATTATGATCGA TTCTTCAACATGTACAATACTCTCATCCTTTCGTCCAACTACGTGACGAAACGACAGTCACTCAAGCTCCTGGGCGAGATCCTTCTTGATCGGGCCAACTATAATATCATGACGCGATATATCGCCTCGGAAGCCAatctgaagatgatgatgaactTTTTGCGAGATAAAAGCAGGAATATTCAATTTGAGGCGTTTCATGTTTTCAAG GTATTCGTCGCCAACCCGAACAAGCCTCCACAGATTGCAAGTATCTTGCGCCGAAACAAGGAGAAGCTGCTAGTATTTTTAAGAGAATTTCATAATGACAAGGACG ATGAGCAATTCAAT GACGAAAAACAATTCCTTATCCACCAAA TTCAACAATTGTaa
- a CDS encoding small subunit ribosomal protein S27, whose translation MVLAIDLINRPASVQARTHKLKKIVPEPNSFFMDVKCPGCFAITTVFSHASTVVQCQGCATALCQPTGGKAKLTEGCSFRRKN comes from the exons ATG GTTCTCGCCATCGACCTCATCAACCGACCTGCCTCTGTTCAGGCTCGTACCcacaagctcaagaagatTGTCCCTGAGCCCAACTCTTTCTTCATGGACGTCAAGTGCCCTGGGTGCTTTGCCATCAC CACTGTCTTCTCCCACGCCTCTACCGTCGTTCAGTGCCAAGGATGCGCCACCGCTCTTTGCCAACCCACCGGTGGTAAGGCCAAGTTGACTGAAG GCTGCTCTTTCCGCCGAAAGAACTAA
- a CDS encoding protein LTV1, whose amino-acid sequence MPPKGSIFRGPNAQHFQLVHRSQQDPLINDPEASQRVLKPMDRGNDSRKTEISLAELEATVDKSKIRANEGEAALYGITYDDSAYDYMQHLKPVGGPGGGVESFLIAAPSGGSGVASGMKGGKGKFKVRADDEMFQLPDSVLPSRQEISVQEARARNEAIPLELQGLQPDMDPHLRQVLEALDDDAFVDDEDDDEGWFNQLVNGGERDEREEVPWEFAEWGVDDSGKPVQHQAEQDEEREETWEDRFKAFKREQARVSDEPSEFDPEEMSEMADTVGSLTSNLADMMVRGGKKRHGKRGPSDASGMSMSSSSMFRNQGLRDLDDRFDKIERDYEYDDDEEEEENEDWSDDDGTASIAASNFSVSSRFSLASHASRASTAVPPELSREDFNAIMDDFLENYEVVGRRLRPALGGTTLSGPEKLKVLRSAIEGEGDFKDDNRKRIKEIEKEEMGKGRTKLREEKVKIVGEEEQKWDVETILTTRTNTENHPALIRDPTRKIRTVPPLPPPPVQREEESEDDSGSETEREGGPKITVSRTKGESAEEKKARKAAVKAERSARRAEKKSHKETFSTERKRQLKSHNKMVGDGRAADVPAGREGVFSLR is encoded by the exons ATGCCACCCAAAGGCTCAATTTTCCGAGGCCCGAATGCCCAGCATTTCCAACTCGTTCACCGTTCGCAACAGGATCCGCTCATCAATGACCCCGAAGCAAGCCAGCGGGTCTTAAAGCCTATGGACAGAGGTAACGACAGTCGAAAG ACCGAAATCTCTCTTGCCGAACTCGAAGCGACCGTCGATAAGTCCAAAATTCGAGCCAATGAAGGCGAAGCGGCACTCTACGGTATCACATACGATGACTCTGCGTACGACTATATGCAGCATCTCAAGCCTGTTGGTGGCCCTGGTGGCGGCGTTGAAAGCTTCTTGATCGCTGCGCCTAGCGGAGGTTCGGGTGTTGCGTCCGGTATGAAGGGTGGTAAGGGCAAGTTCAAGGTCCGGGCGGATGATGAAATGTTCCAGTTGCCAGACAGCGTCTTACCTAGCCGACAGGAAATTAGTGTTCAAGAagcaagggcaaggaatGAAGCTATCCCATTAGAACTGCAAGGTCTTCAGCCCGATATGGACCCGCATCTTCGGCAGGTGCTTGAGGCACTTGACGACGATGCGTTTGtggacgacgaagatgatgatgagggaTGGTTTAACCAGCTTGTGAACGGCGGCGAGCGAGATGAGCGTGAGGAAGTACCCTGGGAGTTTGCGGAATGGGGTGTAGATGACAGCGGAAAACCTGTCCAGCATCAAGCAGAgcaagatgaggaaagggaagagactTGGGAAGACAGGTTCAAGGCGTTCAAGCGAGAGCAGGCCAGAGTCTCCGACGAGCCGTCCGAATTCGATCCCGAAGAAATGTCCGAGATGGCGGACACTGTGGGAAGCCTTACCAGCAACTTGGCAGACATGATGGTGCgtggtgggaagaagaggcatgggaagagaggacCCAGTGACGCATCTGGAATGAGTATGAGCAGTTCAAGCATGTTCCGAAACCAGGGTTTGCGAGATTTGGATGATCGATTTGACAAG ATTGAACGAGATTACGAatacgatgatgatgaggaagaggaagaaaatgaagatTGGTCCGATGACGATGGCACTGCTTCCATTGCTGCCAGTAACTTCTCAGTTTCTTCACGATTCTCGCTCGCCTCCCATGCTTCCCGCGCCAGTACTGCTGTACCTCCCGAACTCTCCCGGGAAGATTTTAACGCCATCATGGATGACTTCCTGGAAAACTATGAGGTTGTAGGTCGACGTCTGCGACCTGCTCTCGGTGGTACAACGTTGAGTGGACCCGAGAAGCTGAAGGTCTTGAGGTCAGCCATTGAGGGTGAGGGCGACTTCAAGGACGACAacaggaagaggatcaaagagattgagaaggaggagatgggtaAAGGAAGAACCAAATTaagagaggaaaaggtcAAGATCGTaggtgaagaggaacaGAAGTGGGATGTAGAGACTATCCTCA CTACCCGAACAAATACCGAAAACCATCCGGCTTTGATCCGAGACCCTACACGTAAAATCAGAACAGTACCCCCACTTCCCCCTCCGCCAGTGCagcgagaggaagaaagcgaAGATGACTCTGGATCTGAGACTGAGCGAGAAGGCGGGCCTAAAATCACCGTTTCTAGAACAAAGGGCGAGTCtgcagaggaaaagaaggcgaggaaggcagctgtcaaggctgagAGATCT GCGCGTCGAGCTGAGAAAAAGTCGCATAAGGAAACGTTCTCTACTGAAAGGAAGCGACAGCTCAAGAGCCACAACAAGATGGTCGGAGACGGACGTGCAGCGGATGTGCCAGCTGGACGTGAGGGTGTTTTCTCTCTGAGATAA
- a CDS encoding coatomer beta subunit yields the protein MATNAPCYTIVHDDLLDSPSTNDLRNALQKGSDEVKLETMRTIIVGTLNGQSYASLLMPIIQYVMPSRSKQLKKMLHFYWEVCPKLDENGKLKQEMILVVNAIRNDLQHPNEYIRGATLRYLQKVRESELLEPLVPTVRQCLEHRHSFVRKNAVFAVYTIYQDHEHLIPDAPELLDTFLAAESDSTCKRNAFVTLCNISQPTAVQYLLNNFDQIESMDELMQMAVIELVRKEARSEGGHRAKWIRCIFELLNSKSHAVKYEAATSLTTLTQNPAAVKAAAAALAELIVKEADNNVKLIVLDRFNNLRSKHENVLDGMVMDILKVLSSPDMEVKRKAIGIALEMVSSRNVEEVVLFLKKQLQGTLDQDFDKNLEYRQLLIQSIHSCAIRFSEVAANVVYVLMDFLGDSNNPSAVDVIAFVREVVEKFPKLRTAITEKLISTFGEIKSGKVFRGAMWIVGEYCEQPEDIKQAIAEIQKVLGEIPILASEQRLLDEAEAADETPAEQQEQPKAITTTRVLADGTYATETVYTSSASAARLEAVRSASKPPLRSLILGGDFFTGSVLASTLTKLVLRYSEVASSDQQSINILRAQAILIMTSVIRVGQSKFAAVPIDEDAEERIMNCIETLAELQGSKALHQVFLKDTKAAYAKMVATEEKKAREKKERESKVSVVQADDLLSFRQLSKKSVVGDVDESDDVVKATGSIHPQDDFVSKLSRITQLTGFSDPVYAETVVTLSQYDIILDVLLVNTTNETLQNLMVDFATLGDLKLVERPAPFTLAPHGFHSLSATVKVSSTETGVIFGAITYSKQGASDADVTIVMSDIHVDIMSFIKPNYVNEAQFRSMWTEFEWENKVAVQTSISDLRAYLDHLLKSTHMALLTPEAALSGDCDFLSANLAAKSLFGEDALANASIERTEDGHITGHVRIRSKTQGIALSLGDKITLSQKALVTA from the exons ATGGCCACAAACGCACCATGTTATACCATAGTACACGACGACCTCCTAGACTCGCCCTCTACCAATGATCTCAGAAACGCTCTCCAGAAGGGCTCAGACGAGGTCAAGCTCGAGACCATGAGGACTATCATTGTCGGCACCCTTAACGGCCAGAGCTAT GCGTCCCTTCTCATGCCCATCATTCAATACGTAATGCCCTCTCGAAGCAAGCAGCTCAAGAAGATGCTGCATTTTTACTGGGA GGTCTGTCCCAAGCTGGATGAGAATGGCAAGCTTAAGCAAGAGATGATATTGGTAGT CAATGCTATCCGTAATGACCTG CAACATCCCAACGAGTACATTCGCGGTGCTACCCTTAGATACCTTCAGAAGGTCCGCGAATCAGAGCTCTTGGAGCCTCTCGTCCCCACTGTCAGACAGTGCTTGGAGCACAGGCACTCGTTCGTAAGGAAGAATGCCGTGTTTGCAGTCTACACCATCTACCAAGATCACGAGCATTTGATCCCCGATGCGCCGGAGCTGCTAGATACCTTCCTGGCCGCC GAATCCGACTCTACATGCAAGCGCAACGCATTTGTCACGCTCTGTAACATCTCCCAGCCTACAGCTGTCCAATATCTCCTCAATAACTTTGATCAGATCGAATCCATGGACGAGTTGATGCAGATGGCTGTGATTGAGCTTGTAAGGAAGGAGGCTAGGTCCGAAGGTGGTCATCGC GCGAAGTGGATCCGATGCATCTTTGAACTCCTCAACTCTAAATCTCACGCTGTCAAGTACGAAGCGGCTACAAGCCTTACCACCCTCACTCAAAATCCCGCAGCCGTCAAGGCCGCGGCTGCTGCCCTTGCCGAACTCATTGTCAAGGAGGCCGACAACAATGTCAAGCTCATTGTTCTTGACAGATTCAACAATCTTAGGTCGAAGCACGAGAATGTCCTGGATGGGATGGTTATGGATATCTTAAAGGTCTTGAGCAG CCCGGATATGGAAGTAAAGCGAAAGGCTATCGGGATTGCTCTCGAAATGGTTTCCAGCCGGAatgtggaggaggtcgtcttgttcttgaagaagcagctTCAAGGCACTCTCGACCAGGACTTTGATAAG AACCTTGAATACCGACAACTCCTTATTCAAAGCATCCACTCTTGCGCCATCCGTTTCTCCGAAGTCGCCGCCAACGTCGTCTACGTGCTCATGGACTTCCTTGGCGACTCTAACAACCCTTCAGCCGTCGACGTTATCGCCTTTGTCCGAGAAGTCGTCGAAAAATTCCCCAAACTCCGAACAGCTATTACCGAAAAACTCATCTCCACATTCGGAGAGATCAAGTCTGGCAAGGTCTTCAGAGGTGCCATGTGGATTGTTGGAGAGTACTGTGAGCAGCCAGAGGATATTAAGCAAGCGATAGCCGAGATTCAAAAAGTTCTGGGTGAGATCCCCATTCTTGCATCTGAACAG CGATTGTTGGACGAGGCCGAAGCAGCCGATGAGACTCCTGCCGAGCAACAGGAGCAACCCAAGGCGATCACTACAACCCGTGTGCTCGCCGACGGTACGTACGCGACCGAAACTGTTTACACCTCTTCAGCATCCGCCGCCCGCCTCGAAGCCGTCCGATCCGCTTCAAAGCCTCCACTTCGATCACTTATCCTTGGCGGTGACTTTTTCACTGGTAGCGTTCTCGCTTCTACATTGACTAAACTCGTCTTGCGATATTCCGAAGTTGCGTCTTCTGATCAGCAGAGCATCAACATACTTCGTGCTCAGGCCATCTTGATTATGACCTCCGTCATCCGTGTCGGTCAGAGCAAGTTTGCTGCTGTCCCCATCGACGAGGATGCCGAGGAACGAATCATGAACTGTATTGAGACTCTTGCCGAACTTCAAGGCAGTAAAGCGCTCCACCAGGTGTTCCTGAAGGATACCAAGGCGGCATACGCCAAAATGGTTGCGactgaggagaagaaggctcgggagaagaaggagcgggAAAGCAAGGTCTCAGTGGTTCAGGCGGATGATTTGCTTTCTTTCAGGCAGTTGTCCAAGAAATCTGTCGTTGGGGATGTTGACGAG TCTGACGATGTCGTCAAGGCTACCGGCTCTATTCACCCTCAAGACGACTTTGTCTCCAAACTCTCCCGAATCACACAACTCACTGGTTTCTCCGACCCCGTCTACGCTGAGACTGTCGTCACGCTCTCACAATACGACATCATCCTTGATGTGTTGCTTGTCAACACTACAAATGAAACATTGCAGAACTTAATGGTGGATTTCGCGACATTGGGAGATTTGAAGCTCGTTGAGAGGCCAGCACCATTTACTCTTGCTCCGCATGGATTCCACAGTTTGTCCGCGACTGTCAAAGTTTCTTCAACCGAGACTGG TGTCATCTTTGGCGCCATTACTTACTCCAAACAAGGAGCTTCCGATGCCGATGTGACTATCGTCATGTCCGACATTCACGTCGACATCATGAGCTTTATCAAACCCAACTATGTCAACGAGGCGCAATTCAGGTCCATGTGGACGGAGTTCGAATGGGAG AACAAGGTGGCCGTTCAAACATCCATTAGCGATCTCCGCGCCTATCTCGATCACCTTCTCAAATCGACCCACATGGCCCTTCTTACCCCTGAAGCAGCTCTCTCCGGTGACTGCGACTTCCTTAGCGCCAACCTTGCTGCCAAGTCTCTCTTTGGCGAAGATGCGCTTGCCAACGCTTCTATTGAAAGGACAGAAGATGGTCACATCACTGGTCACGTTAGGATAAGAAGTAAGACACAGGGTATTGCGTTGAGTCTGGGCGACAAGATCACTCTGAGTCAAAAGGCTTTGGTGACAGCGTAA